In one Hippocampus zosterae strain Florida chromosome 10, ASM2543408v3, whole genome shotgun sequence genomic region, the following are encoded:
- the clasrp gene encoding CLK4-associating serine/arginine rich protein isoform X1 produces the protein MWQEARKHERKLRGMMVDYKRRGERRREYYEKIKKDPAQFLQVHGRAYKIHLDPAVALAAESPINMMPWQGDASNMIDRFDVRAHLDYVPTYTPPLITTPSPEQEMEERKCNYERYRGLVQNDFANISEEQCLYQIYVDELYGGLQKPNEEEKKKLAEKKVAIGYTYENSTVTDPDPASDKDEDNSENSESEEDEVIPDIDVEVDIDELNHEQETELNKTATPYGMAEGDFVRMLRKDKEEVEAIKHAKALEAEKAMYSGRRSRRQRREFREKRLKGRQISPPSYARRDSPTYDPYKRPESESSSESRSRSRTPGPEKITFITSFGGSDDEAVAAAAAAAAQAAASHAGHSSYAPHPAGHSRGSRRRRSSSSRSPSYTTSGSSSRSSSSSSHSHGRGRRGRDGRRSRTHSRMRRHSRSYSRDRGGSRRRRERTRSRSRSRSRARERTRERKRYSSRRRTRSRSSSRQGGSSRRSVRSSGAHRRGESSSGSPSSSPDRLNHSSSPDDRGPPISANTVTDKLRKPETAGGKKTGAAKSKLTPQEKLKLRMQKALNRQSKADKKAAQVKIKQQEHKRQEREGELRAMARKIRMKERERREKERDEWERQYGRQSSNSPSSSPSKYGRDSSSSKRKYRSRSRSHSRSRSRSRSPYSRH, from the exons AAAAAGGATCCGGCCCAGTTCCTTCAGGTTCATGGTCGAGCCTACAAGATCCACTTGGATCCTGCCGTGGCTCTGGCTGCAGAGTCTCCCATCAACAT GATGCCATGGCAAGGTGATGCCAGTAACATGATTGACCGTTTTGACGTGCGGGCTCACCTAGACTACGTCCCCACCTACACGCCTCCACTCATCACCACACC AAGCCCTGAGCAGGAGATGGAGGAGAGGAAATGCAATTATGAGCGCTACAGAGGCTTGGTGCAGAACGACTTTGCCAACA TATCTGAGGAGCAGTGTTTGTACCAGATCTACGTGGATGAACTCTATGGTGGGCTACAGAAGCCAAAcgaagaagagaagaaaaa GCTGGCTGAGAAAAAGGTCGCCATCGGTTACACATATGAGAACAGCACCGTGACAGACCCTGACCCCGCTTCGGACAAAGATGAAGACAATTCTGAGAATAGCGAATCTGAAGAAGATGAGGTCATCCCCGATATCG ATGTGGAGGTTGACATTGACGAGCTGAACCACGAGCAGGAGACGGAGCTCAACAAAACAGCCACTCCTTACGGAATGGCAGAAGGAGACTTTGTCAG GATGTTGAGGAAGGATAAAGAGGAGGTGGAGGCCATCAAGCATGCCAAGGCGCTGGAGGCTGAGAAAGCCATGTACTCT GGTCGTCGTTCCCGCAGACAGAGGAGAGAGTTCAGAGAGAAAAGACTTAAAGGACGACAGATCAGTCCGCCCAG CTATGCCAGGAGAGATAGTCCAACCTACGATCCTTACAAACG ACCGGAATCGGAATCCAGCTCTGAGTCCCGCTCGCGCTCTCGGACCCCCGGTCCAGAGAAGATCACCTTCATCACCAGCTTTGGAGGCAGCGACGATGAAGCTGTGGCGGCAGCAGCGGCAGCCGCGGCACAGGCCGCCGCCTCCCACGCCGGCCACAGCTCCTACGCGCCGCATCCCGCAGGTCATAGCAGGGGCTCCCG GAGACGGAGGTCCTCGTCCAGTCGTTCCCCATCATACACCACCTCTGGCTCTTCATCACggtcctcctcttcgtcctcccATTCACACGGCCGAGGGCGGCGAGGAAGGGATGGCCGGCGTTCTCGGACCCACTCCCGCATGAGACGACATTCCCGGTCATACTCGCGCGACCGAGGGGGTTCCCGGAGGAGACGCGAGCGGACGCGGTCTCGGTCTCGATCTCGATCGAGAGCCAGAGAGCGAACAAGGGAGAGGAAGCGATACTCTTCAAGGAGACGGACAAG ATCTCGCTCCAGCTCACGGCAGGGGGGTTCCTCTCGGCGAAGCGTCCGCAGCAGCGGCGCTCACCGGCGGGGCGAGAGCAGCAGTGGCAGCCCCTCGTCATCCCCCGACCGCCTCAACCACAGCTCCTCCCCTGACGATAGAGGGCCCCCTATTTCTGCTAACACCGTTACCGACAAACTAAGAAA GCCTGAAACAGCGGGTGGTAAAAAGACGGGAGCTGCCAAA TCCAAGCTGACGCCACAGGAGAAGCTCAAGCTCCGCATGCAGAAGGCCCTCAACAggcagt CCAAGGCGGATAAGAAAGCGGCCCAGGTGAAGATCAAGCAACAGGAGCACAAACGgcag GAGCGAGAGGGCGAACTACGAGCCATGGCACGCAAGATACGCATGAA GGAGCGTGAGCGGCGCGAAAAAGAGCGGGATGAATGGGAGCGACAGTACGGACGCCAGAGCAGCAACTCGCCCTCTTCCTCTCCCTCCAAATATG GCCGAGATTCCAGCTCATCCAAAAG GAAGTATCGGTCTCGGTCCCGGTCCcactctcgctctcgctctcgctccagAAGTCCGTACAGCAGACACTGA
- the clasrp gene encoding CLK4-associating serine/arginine rich protein isoform X2 — MWQEARKHERKLRGMMVDYKRRGERRREYYEKIKKDPAQFLQVHGRAYKIHLDPAVALAAESPINMMPWQGDASNMIDRFDVRAHLDYVPTYTPPLITTPSPEQEMEERKCNYERYRGLVQNDFANISEEQCLYQIYVDELYGGLQKPNEEEKKKLAEKKVAIGYTYENSTVTDPDPASDKDEDNSENSESEEDEVIPDIDVEVDIDELNHEQETELNKTATPYGMAEGDFVRMLRKDKEEVEAIKHAKALEAEKAMYSGRRSRRQRREFREKRLKGRQISPPSYARRDSPTYDPYKRPESESSSESRSRSRTPGPEKITFITSFGGSDDEAVAAAAAAAAQAAASHAGHSSYAPHPAGHSRGSRRRRSSSSRSPSYTTSGSSSRSSSSSSHSHGRGRRGRDGRRSRTHSRMRRHSRSYSRDRGGSRRRRERTRSRSRSRSRARERTRERKRYSSRRRTRSRSSSRQGGSSRRSVRSSGAHRRGESSSGSPSSSPDRLNHSSSPDDRGPPISANTVTDKLRKPETAGGKKTGAAKSKLTPQEKLKLRMQKALNRQSKADKKAAQVKIKQQEHKRQEREGELRAMARKIRMK; from the exons AAAAAGGATCCGGCCCAGTTCCTTCAGGTTCATGGTCGAGCCTACAAGATCCACTTGGATCCTGCCGTGGCTCTGGCTGCAGAGTCTCCCATCAACAT GATGCCATGGCAAGGTGATGCCAGTAACATGATTGACCGTTTTGACGTGCGGGCTCACCTAGACTACGTCCCCACCTACACGCCTCCACTCATCACCACACC AAGCCCTGAGCAGGAGATGGAGGAGAGGAAATGCAATTATGAGCGCTACAGAGGCTTGGTGCAGAACGACTTTGCCAACA TATCTGAGGAGCAGTGTTTGTACCAGATCTACGTGGATGAACTCTATGGTGGGCTACAGAAGCCAAAcgaagaagagaagaaaaa GCTGGCTGAGAAAAAGGTCGCCATCGGTTACACATATGAGAACAGCACCGTGACAGACCCTGACCCCGCTTCGGACAAAGATGAAGACAATTCTGAGAATAGCGAATCTGAAGAAGATGAGGTCATCCCCGATATCG ATGTGGAGGTTGACATTGACGAGCTGAACCACGAGCAGGAGACGGAGCTCAACAAAACAGCCACTCCTTACGGAATGGCAGAAGGAGACTTTGTCAG GATGTTGAGGAAGGATAAAGAGGAGGTGGAGGCCATCAAGCATGCCAAGGCGCTGGAGGCTGAGAAAGCCATGTACTCT GGTCGTCGTTCCCGCAGACAGAGGAGAGAGTTCAGAGAGAAAAGACTTAAAGGACGACAGATCAGTCCGCCCAG CTATGCCAGGAGAGATAGTCCAACCTACGATCCTTACAAACG ACCGGAATCGGAATCCAGCTCTGAGTCCCGCTCGCGCTCTCGGACCCCCGGTCCAGAGAAGATCACCTTCATCACCAGCTTTGGAGGCAGCGACGATGAAGCTGTGGCGGCAGCAGCGGCAGCCGCGGCACAGGCCGCCGCCTCCCACGCCGGCCACAGCTCCTACGCGCCGCATCCCGCAGGTCATAGCAGGGGCTCCCG GAGACGGAGGTCCTCGTCCAGTCGTTCCCCATCATACACCACCTCTGGCTCTTCATCACggtcctcctcttcgtcctcccATTCACACGGCCGAGGGCGGCGAGGAAGGGATGGCCGGCGTTCTCGGACCCACTCCCGCATGAGACGACATTCCCGGTCATACTCGCGCGACCGAGGGGGTTCCCGGAGGAGACGCGAGCGGACGCGGTCTCGGTCTCGATCTCGATCGAGAGCCAGAGAGCGAACAAGGGAGAGGAAGCGATACTCTTCAAGGAGACGGACAAG ATCTCGCTCCAGCTCACGGCAGGGGGGTTCCTCTCGGCGAAGCGTCCGCAGCAGCGGCGCTCACCGGCGGGGCGAGAGCAGCAGTGGCAGCCCCTCGTCATCCCCCGACCGCCTCAACCACAGCTCCTCCCCTGACGATAGAGGGCCCCCTATTTCTGCTAACACCGTTACCGACAAACTAAGAAA GCCTGAAACAGCGGGTGGTAAAAAGACGGGAGCTGCCAAA TCCAAGCTGACGCCACAGGAGAAGCTCAAGCTCCGCATGCAGAAGGCCCTCAACAggcagt CCAAGGCGGATAAGAAAGCGGCCCAGGTGAAGATCAAGCAACAGGAGCACAAACGgcag GAGCGAGAGGGCGAACTACGAGCCATGGCACGCAAGATACGCATGAAGTAA
- the clasrp gene encoding CLK4-associating serine/arginine rich protein isoform X3, translating to MWQEARKHERKLRGMMVDYKRRGERRREYYEKIKKDPAQFLQVHGRAYKIHLDPAVALAAESPINMMPWQGDASNMIDRFDVRAHLDYVPTYTPPLITTPSPEQEMEERKCNYERYRGLVQNDFANISEEQCLYQIYVDELYGGLQKPNEEEKKKLAEKKVAIGYTYENSTVTDPDPASDKDEDNSENSESEEDEVIPDIDVEVDIDELNHEQETELNKTATPYGMAEGDFVRMLRKDKEEVEAIKHAKALEAEKAMYSGRRSRRQRREFREKRLKGRQISPPSYARRDSPTYDPYKRPESESSSESRSRSRTPGPEKITFITSFGGSDDEAVAAAAAAAAQAAASHAGHSSYAPHPAGHSRGSRRRRSSSSRSPSYTTSGSSSRSSSSSSHSHGRGRRGRDGRRSRTHSRMRRHSRSYSRDRGGSRRRRERTRSRSRSRSRARERTRERKRYSSRRRTRSRSSSRQGGSSRRSVRSSGAHRRGESSSGSPSSSPDRLNHSSSPDDRGPPISANTVTDKLRKPETAGGKKTGAAKVIQADATGEAQAPHAEGPQQAVQGG from the exons AAAAAGGATCCGGCCCAGTTCCTTCAGGTTCATGGTCGAGCCTACAAGATCCACTTGGATCCTGCCGTGGCTCTGGCTGCAGAGTCTCCCATCAACAT GATGCCATGGCAAGGTGATGCCAGTAACATGATTGACCGTTTTGACGTGCGGGCTCACCTAGACTACGTCCCCACCTACACGCCTCCACTCATCACCACACC AAGCCCTGAGCAGGAGATGGAGGAGAGGAAATGCAATTATGAGCGCTACAGAGGCTTGGTGCAGAACGACTTTGCCAACA TATCTGAGGAGCAGTGTTTGTACCAGATCTACGTGGATGAACTCTATGGTGGGCTACAGAAGCCAAAcgaagaagagaagaaaaa GCTGGCTGAGAAAAAGGTCGCCATCGGTTACACATATGAGAACAGCACCGTGACAGACCCTGACCCCGCTTCGGACAAAGATGAAGACAATTCTGAGAATAGCGAATCTGAAGAAGATGAGGTCATCCCCGATATCG ATGTGGAGGTTGACATTGACGAGCTGAACCACGAGCAGGAGACGGAGCTCAACAAAACAGCCACTCCTTACGGAATGGCAGAAGGAGACTTTGTCAG GATGTTGAGGAAGGATAAAGAGGAGGTGGAGGCCATCAAGCATGCCAAGGCGCTGGAGGCTGAGAAAGCCATGTACTCT GGTCGTCGTTCCCGCAGACAGAGGAGAGAGTTCAGAGAGAAAAGACTTAAAGGACGACAGATCAGTCCGCCCAG CTATGCCAGGAGAGATAGTCCAACCTACGATCCTTACAAACG ACCGGAATCGGAATCCAGCTCTGAGTCCCGCTCGCGCTCTCGGACCCCCGGTCCAGAGAAGATCACCTTCATCACCAGCTTTGGAGGCAGCGACGATGAAGCTGTGGCGGCAGCAGCGGCAGCCGCGGCACAGGCCGCCGCCTCCCACGCCGGCCACAGCTCCTACGCGCCGCATCCCGCAGGTCATAGCAGGGGCTCCCG GAGACGGAGGTCCTCGTCCAGTCGTTCCCCATCATACACCACCTCTGGCTCTTCATCACggtcctcctcttcgtcctcccATTCACACGGCCGAGGGCGGCGAGGAAGGGATGGCCGGCGTTCTCGGACCCACTCCCGCATGAGACGACATTCCCGGTCATACTCGCGCGACCGAGGGGGTTCCCGGAGGAGACGCGAGCGGACGCGGTCTCGGTCTCGATCTCGATCGAGAGCCAGAGAGCGAACAAGGGAGAGGAAGCGATACTCTTCAAGGAGACGGACAAG ATCTCGCTCCAGCTCACGGCAGGGGGGTTCCTCTCGGCGAAGCGTCCGCAGCAGCGGCGCTCACCGGCGGGGCGAGAGCAGCAGTGGCAGCCCCTCGTCATCCCCCGACCGCCTCAACCACAGCTCCTCCCCTGACGATAGAGGGCCCCCTATTTCTGCTAACACCGTTACCGACAAACTAAGAAA GCCTGAAACAGCGGGTGGTAAAAAGACGGGAGCTGCCAAAGTCA TCCAAGCTGACGCCACAGGAGAAGCTCAAGCTCCGCATGCAGAAGGCCCTCAACAggcagt CCAAGGCGGATAA